A portion of the Desulfobacterales bacterium genome contains these proteins:
- a CDS encoding ATP-binding cassette domain-containing protein encodes MIKINISRLSFFYDNDLILNDINMAIEENTVTAVIGASGMGKSTFLMVFNRLWESIPGGGMTGGVKIRFGEDFCDIYSSSFPLAQLRRKVGMVFQVPNPLPMSIFKNVAFPLKLAGIKDKDQIRDKVEMALKQTFLWDEVKHRLESNALALSGGQQQRLCIARALILDPEVLLLDEPTSSLDAYACSVIEELILSLKRQCTLLMVSHYQDQVKRTADRVLELSGGKFV; translated from the coding sequence ATGATAAAAATAAACATTTCCCGACTGTCGTTTTTTTATGATAATGATTTGATTTTAAACGACATTAATATGGCGATTGAAGAAAATACGGTTACAGCCGTCATCGGGGCTTCGGGGATGGGTAAATCCACGTTTCTGATGGTGTTCAACCGGTTGTGGGAAAGCATTCCGGGGGGCGGAATGACCGGCGGGGTAAAAATTCGGTTCGGAGAGGACTTTTGTGATATTTACAGCTCCTCGTTTCCGCTGGCACAGTTGCGCCGCAAGGTCGGGATGGTCTTTCAGGTACCCAATCCGTTGCCGATGAGTATTTTTAAAAATGTGGCGTTTCCGCTGAAATTAGCCGGAATCAAAGATAAAGACCAGATTCGGGATAAAGTTGAGATGGCCCTGAAGCAAACATTTTTGTGGGACGAGGTCAAACACCGGCTTGAAAGTAACGCGCTGGCCCTGTCCGGTGGCCAGCAGCAGCGGCTGTGTATCGCGCGTGCGCTGATCCTTGACCCGGAGGTGTTGCTGCTGGATGAGCCCACCTCCTCTCTGGATGCATATGCCTGCTCGGTCATTGAAGAGCTGATTCTGTCTCTTAAACGCCAGTGTACGCTCCTGATGGTTTCC
- a CDS encoding ABC transporter permease subunit yields the protein MISGKLEKIIIGYCWICAGVIFSTVILLVGYLIVKGIGTVGLPLIFGETDPLDAILLRKQVFDGLFPAMAGTLALIILSVSLAVPVGIAAGIYMAEYCRGQVKQMFSLMFDILAGIPSIVVGLFGFSISVFLHKYVSANIYPCLLISALALAFLVLPYLIRTTQISLESLPATIRLTAPALGATKLQNIFYVLIPRSLSGIMSGVILAIGRCAEDTAVIMMTGVVATSGVPKSLFSNYEALPFYIYYISSQYADQQALMKGYGAAVILLVICAGLFIMAYGIRSRLSEKAFSEI from the coding sequence ATGATATCCGGTAAGCTGGAAAAAATCATCATCGGCTACTGCTGGATCTGTGCGGGTGTTATTTTTTCGACGGTGATCCTGCTGGTCGGTTATTTGATTGTAAAGGGCATTGGCACGGTGGGTTTACCCCTGATATTCGGGGAAACAGATCCGCTGGATGCGATCTTATTAAGAAAACAGGTTTTCGATGGGCTTTTTCCGGCCATGGCAGGTACGCTGGCGCTGATCATACTGTCGGTATCGCTGGCGGTGCCTGTCGGAATTGCTGCAGGAATTTACATGGCCGAATACTGCCGGGGGCAGGTCAAACAGATGTTCAGCCTCATGTTTGATATTCTGGCGGGTATTCCTTCGATCGTGGTAGGGCTTTTTGGCTTTTCAATATCGGTATTTCTGCATAAGTACGTGTCTGCCAATATCTATCCCTGCCTGTTGATATCCGCTCTGGCCCTGGCGTTTCTCGTATTGCCCTACCTGATCCGCACCACCCAGATTTCACTGGAAAGCCTTCCGGCAACCATTCGTTTGACCGCGCCGGCATTGGGTGCAACAAAGCTTCAAAATATTTTTTATGTGCTGATCCCGCGGTCGCTGTCCGGTATTATGAGCGGTGTTATCCTCGCCATTGGCAGATGTGCAGAAGATACGGCCGTCATCATGATGACCGGGGTGGTTGCCACTTCAGGCGTGCCGAAATCTTTATTTTCAAACTATGAAGCGCTTCCGTTTTATATTTATTATATATCTTCTCAATATGCGGATCAGCAGGCGCTCATGAAAGGATATGGCGCTGCAGTGATCCTTCTGGTCATTTGTGCGGGTCTGTTTATAATGGCATACGGGATCCGGAGCCGGTTGAGCGAAAAGGCATTTTCTGAAATATAA